A region of Argentina anserina chromosome 5, drPotAnse1.1, whole genome shotgun sequence DNA encodes the following proteins:
- the LOC126794932 gene encoding cytochrome P450 94B3-like produces MFIMTLFILWSLTLRLLYFLFSIIQQSYGIKSSKKPSRFSSYGPPSYPVIGCLISFYKNQHRLLDWYTDMLSTSPSQTIVVSRLGLRRRIIVTANPANVEYILKTNFSNFPKGKPLTEFLGDLLGCGIFNVDGELWLTQRKLASHEFSTKSLREFVVKTLEDEVEQRLLPLLEEAAESQRVLDMQDVLRRFAFDTVCKVSLGTDPFCLDLARPVPALVEAFDCASEISARRATSPMYFIWKLKRALCVGSENKLKDAIKVVHDSVQEIVNNKRKILQTNEGKNCGNDLLSRMLLAGHDEEVARDMVISFILAGRDTTSSAMTWLFWLLSKHPSIKEKIVFEVADVLNNGTSSTESTTNADSTLGFEDLNEMKFLRACLCESMRLYPPVPWDSKHAEAGTVLPDGTWVGEGDRVTYFPYGMGRMKELWGKDRFEFNPDRWFCEERGSDGSDNERVMKVVSPYKYPVFQAGPRVCLGKEMAFIQMKYVMASVLRRFEITPVCDLEQPVFVPLLTAHMAGGLKVLIQKRS; encoded by the exons ATGTTCATCATGACTCTCTTCATACTCTGGTCTCTTACTCTTCGCCTCCTCTACTTCTTGTTCTCCATCATCCAACAATCCTATGGCATCAAATCGTCAAAAAAGCCTTCACGGTTCTCCTCTTACGGCCCTCCTTCCTACCCCGTAATCGGTTGCCTAATCTCCTTTTACAAAAACCAGCACCGTCTCTTGGACTGGTACACTGACATGTTGTCCACCTCCCCGTCACAAACCATCGTCGTCAGCCGCCTGGGGCTGCGGCGCCGCATTATTGTGACGGCGAACCCGGCCAACGTGGAGTACATTCTCAAGACCAACTTCTCCAACTTCCCCAAGGGCAAGCCGCTCACAGAGTTCCTCGGCGACTTACTCGGCTGCGGCATATTCAACGTCGACGGCGAGCTCTGGTTAACGCAGCGCAAGCTAGCCAGTCACGAGTTCAGCACAAAGTCGCTGAGGGAGTTCGTCGTTAAAACTTTAGAGGATGAAGTGGAGCAGCGACTTCTTCCGCTTCTGGAAGAAGCTGCGGAGAGTCAACGGGTTTTGGACATGCAAGACGTGTTGAGGAGGTTTGCTTTTGACACGGTTTGTAAGGTCTCTTTGGGTACCGACCCGTTTTGCTTGGACTTGGCAAGACCCGTGCCGGCGCTTGTCGAGGCCTTCGACTGCGCATCGGAGATAAGCGCCCGGCGCGCGACGTCGCCGATGTACTTTATTTGGAAGTTGAAGCGCGCTTTGTGTGTTGGGTCTGAAAACAAGCTCAAAGATGCTATCAAAGTCGTACATGATTCTGTTCAGG AGATAGtaaacaacaaaagaaaaattcttCAAACAAATGAGGGAAAGAACTGCGGGAATGACTTGTTGTCACGTATGTTGTTGGCGGGACACGATGAGGAAGTGGCCAGAGATATGGTGATAAGCTTCATACTGGCCGGACGAGACACGACGTCGTCCGCCATGACCTGGCTGTTTTGGTTGCTCAGCAAGCATCCGAGCATAAAGGAGAAGATAGTTTTTGAAGTTGCAGACGTACTTAACAATGGTACAAGTAGTACTGAGAGTACTACTAATGCTGATTCAACATTAGGGTTTGAAGACTTAAACGAAATGAAGTTCCTGAGGGCTTGTTTGTGCGAGTCGATGCGATTGTACCCGCCGGTCCCCTGGGACTCAAAGCATGCCGAGGCCGGGACTGTTTTGCCGGACGGGACTTGGGTTGGGGAAGGGGATAGAGTCACGTATTTTCCTTATGGGATGGGGAGGATGAAGGAGCTGTGGGGGAAGGACAGATTCGAGTTTAACCCAGATCGCTGGTTTTGTGAAGAACGGGGTTCTGATGGGAGTGATAATGAACGGGTGATGAAAGTGGTTAGTCCTTACAAATATCCGGTTTTCCAGGCCGGTCCAAGAGTTTGTCTTGGGAAGGAGATGGCTTTTATTCAGATGAAGTACGTAATGGCCTCGGTGTTGAGGCGGTTTGAGATCACACCGGTTTGCGATCTAGAACAACCAGTTTTTGTTCCTCTGTTGACGGCTCACATGGCTGGAGGGTTAAAGGTCCTGATTCAAAAGAGAAGTTAG